The genomic region GAGTACTCGCGCTCGTCCACGCCGAAGATGTCGCCGACGTCGCGGGTGATGAGCACCTCGGTCCGGTCGACGTCCTCCGCCGCGGCCGGCTCATCCTGCCCACCTGTCGCCTCGGGGGTGGAGTCGGCGTCGGCTGCGGGGTCGGTCGGCTCCTGCGGCGGCGCGCCCTGCGGTGCCGGGTCGTCGGTATCCGCCGTGTTCCCCATCACGTCGGCCGCGGAGACGCCGCCGTCGTCCTGCGAGGCTGCGTCCGTCGGGTCGGCGTCTGCAACCGCACGGGCCTCGGCCGCCGAGACGTCGGGGTCGCTCCGCACGTCGGAGTCGTCGCTGGGCGTCGACTCCCCGGTCGAAGACCCGTTCGGCTCGTCGGCACCGACCGGGTCCGTCGCCGGGTCGGGGTCGAACGCCGGGGCGGGGTCGGTTTCGGCGTCCGCACCCGCGGTACCGTCCTCACCCTCCTCGGCCGCCCTGGCTGCCGGTGTCGTCTCGGCCTTGCCAGCGACAACGTCGAGCATGTGCGCCTTGTTCTCCTCGATACGGCTGACGAGGTCGTCGTAGAGCTGGCGTTCCTCGGCGGTGAGCCCCTGGACCTGTTCCGCGTTGGCCATGTTCGCCGCGGCGAGGCTGGCCTGCTTGACCAGCTTCCCGAGGCGGCGTTCGTAGAGGGATTCGGCCGCGTTCTTCGCCGTCTCTATCTCGTCGGTGAGCCGTTGAATCTCGGGCGAGGAGAAGGGGTCGTCGGCCTCGGCCGCGGCCTCCTCGCGCGTCGACTTCAGCTCCTCGACGTACTCGGCGACCTCCTGGTAGAACGAGTCGCGCAGTTGCTGGAGCCCACCCTTCTGCCGTTCCGTGTCGAGTGCGGAGCGAAGTTCGTTGAGATTCATTCTTTCCCTTTCTCGGCCTGCCCGCGGGCCATCAAGAACACGCCCACGTATTCCGGTACAGTGTGTGCGCCTCGCTCCAAATTAAATGTACCGCCACCGAGACGAACGTCGACCGGCTCGGGAACGGTTATCTGTATCTCGCTTCCGACGAACGTTCGCGGGACGGCGTCGTGAAGCGGGTCGAAGTCGTCCAGCTCGGCCCGCGGAATCCGTTTGACCTCCAGCCCGCTTCCGCCGTGGAGACTCCCCGGCAACCGGATGAGCCGGTTGATGTCGGTCGTCACCGGCTCGTCGATGGGTGCAGTCTCGCCGGTGAACGTCTCCTCGGCGAGGCTCCGCGCGAGCGTGAGGAACGCCGGGTGCACGTCGACGTTGCCCGCACGAATCTGGTCGACGTTCGTCCGGACCGCCCGCAGGATGCCCTGGGCTTTCTTCTCGCCGACGCCGTCGAGCGACTGGAGCCGGTCCAGTGCGTCGTCGTCGTCCAGTTCGAGCAGGTCGTCGACGTAGTCGTCGATCCGTCGCTGGACGCGCCGTCCCCAGCCGCCGGTGGTATCGAGCGTCCGCTTGTCCGCAGGGTTCTCGAGTCCCATACCCGCGACCGCCTCGTGCTGGAGCAACGTGTCGAAGTCGACGTCGCTCGCGAGCACGTAGTCGACGATCTCGCGCCGATGGCCGCGACCGAGTTCCTTCACGCCCTCATCGCGGACGTGAACGTGGTACCCTCGCCCCCCGGAGAACACGACGGTCAGGTCGTCGAACCCGAAGTCGTCCTCCAGCAGGTCGAGGAGTCGAAAGAGCGCACCCTTGCAGGTTTCGAGCATCTCGCCGTACGAATCCGTCTCGGGGTCGACCCCCGGCAGGTGGTCGGCGTCGAGGTCGAAGACGAGGTCCGAGGAGCGCCACCCCTTCTTCGACATCGAACTCGCACCGGGGTCGTCGTAGCGCCCGGCCGAGAAGTAGACGTGGCGCGGGCGCTCGTCCGCGAGGAAGGTCTCAAGGTCACCGATGTCCAGCCAGGAGTTGTGCCGGACCATCGTCGTCCCGCCGGTGCTCCAGGTGACCCAGCCCCACTCACGCTCGTTCGCGTCCGGCGGGGGCGTCACCGACAGCTGTCGATAGTGGTCGCGGAAGCGACCGCGGAGGTACCGTCGGGTGCGCTCTTCCATGGCTCTCGATTCGTTGGGGGAGGTGTCTAAAGAACCTAGCGGACTCAACTCGTCGGTGGGCCAGAACGGACCTACCGTCGCATGAACTCCGAGAGTCTGGCGGTCAGACTCGCGTCGTCGCCGAGCTTCAGATAGTAGGCGTCACCGCCGTCTTCGTAGTAGTTGTCGATGCGTCGTTTGATGTCGAACCCGAGGTGCTCGTAGAACCGTAGCGCGTTCTCGTTGGTCGTGCGTGCGTGGCATGTCACCGAACGGTGCTCCTCCGCGACCATCGCGACGAGCTTCTTCCCGATGTCCTCGCCACGGTGGCTGGGGTCGACGGCAAGAAAGAGGATGTACCCGTCTCGACGGACAGCACAGAACCCGATGATGCTCGGGGTCACGCCGTCCTCGACGAAGAGGTGGACCTTCGAACGACGGTAGGCGTCGCTGAAGAACCCCTTTCGCTGCTTGAGGACGCCCTCACGCTGTCGGATGCGTTCTTTGAGCTTCCACGCATCCTCGACGTACTCGTCGTTCCCCGGACCGACGACGCGCGTGTCGATGTTGACGCTCACTGTTCTGTAAGTGGAAGGTACGACGATATAATTCCACCGGCAGTCCCAGGGGGACCACGGGCCACTGAACCCTCCTGCGGGGTGTGGGTACCGCGGGCTGGGGAGGACGAAGCGTGTTGGCCCTGGTTTTTCAACGCGCCGGCCCGTCGGCGTTAGCAATGCTGTCAGCAGATGGGAAGGAACTCGAACGAACCCGCGAGGCCGGTCGGACCGTCGTCGATACCATCAGGGACGCCTTCGTAGCCGGACTGGCCATCGTCGTCCCCCTCATCGTCACGGTCGTCGTCCTGAACGTCCTCGCCGGGTACGTGTTCGCGTTCCTCTCGGTCTTCGTCGAGTTCCTTCAGGCGTACAACCTCAGTCCGGCCGAGGCCCAGGTCTTCGCGGCCATCACGCCCGCAACGGCCGACCTGGTCCTGCAGGCCCTCACGCTGGTTCTCCTCGTCGGGACCATCCTCGGCCTCGGTTTTCTCACGCGTTTCACCTACGGTGAGCGCGGCATCGAGTACGCTGACGACCTCATCAGTGCCATCCCGGGCATCGGCTCGGTGTACGACAGCTTCCGGGAGATGTCGGACGTCATCGTCGAGAGCGACCAGCAGAACTTCCGTGACGTGAAACTGGTCGAGTTCCCCCAGGAGGACACCTACACGCTCGGGTTCCTCACCGCCGACACGCCGGCCGCACTCCAGGCGGCCGCGGGCCGCAACGACATGGTGACGCTGTTCCTCCCGCTCGCGCCCAACCCGGTGATGGGCGGGAACCTCGTCCACGTGCCCGAGTACCGCGTCGAGGACGTCGATATGACCGTCGAGGAGGGTCTCCGGACCATCGTGACCACCGGCGTCGCGACGGGTGACGCCGCTTCGAACGGCGATGCACGGCTCTCCGAGGCCGAACTCAGCCAGATGGCGGCGTTCGAACAGGCCGAAGGGCGGATGGACCGCCGCCCGGAGGACGAGGCGACCGACCCCATCGAGAACCGACAGACAGAGGCCGACGTGGCGAATAGTGACACCCCATGAGCTTCCATCTCCGCGAGCACACCGCCGACGTGGCCGTCGAGGCCACCGGTGACTCCCTCGACGAGACCTTCGCCGCGGTCGCCGACGGCCTCACCGCCGCGATGTGCGACGAGTGGCCCGACTCCGGCGACCGGTTCTCGTTCGACATCGACGCCGAGAACGTCGAAGCCCTCCTGTTCGACTACCTCGACCAGCTCATCTACGAGCGCGACGTGCGCCTCGTCCTGCCGGTCGATAACGAGGCCACGGTCGAGGAGCGAGACGGCGAGTGGCACCTGGACGGGAGCGCACGGGGCGTCCCCCTGGGCGACGTGAACGCCCGCGACATCAAGGCGGTCACCTACTCCGACATGACCGTCGAGGAGACCGACGACGGCTGGCGGGCGTACGTCGTGCTGGACGTCTGATTCCCCGGCGGGCAGGAGAAACCGCGGGACCATCAACGAAATCCTTTCCGGGGTGCCGCGTCCATCTTCAGGTATGGACACTTACGAGGCCGGCGACGTCACGCTCCACAAGGTTCGTGACTACGTCTGGGAGATTCCCAAAGAAGGCGAGATGCGCGTCCCGGCGCGTGTGCTCGCGAGCGAATCGTTGCTCGAGGAGATCAGTGACGACAAGACGCTCGAACAGCTGAAGAACTCGACACAGCTCCCCGGCATCACCAAGTACGCCATCTGCATGCCTGACGGCCACCAGGGGTACGGGTTCCCCGTCGGCGGGGTCGGTGCGATGGATGCGAAGGACGGCTGTATCTCGCCCGGCGCGATCGGCTACGACATCAATTGCGGCGTCCGCATGATGAAGACGAACCTGACCTACGACGACCTCCAGGGTCGCGAGGAGGAACTCGTCGACGCGCTGTTCGCCAACATCCCGTCGGGCCTCGGCGGCGGCGGGGTCTTCGAGGGGACCATCGACGACATCGAGAACATCCTCGACCACGGGATGGAGTGGGCGCTCGAGAACGACTGGGCCGTCCCGGCAGACCTCGAACACTGCGAGGACGAGGGCGTGCGCCACGACGCCGACCCCTCGAAGATATCCCAGAAGGCGAAGGACCGCGGCAAGAACCAGGTCGGCAGCCTCGGCTCGGGCAACCACTTCCTCGAGGTCCAGCGCGTCACCGACGTGTACCGCGACGACGTGGCAGCAGAGTTCGGCCTCGAGGAGGACCAGATCGTCGTCCTCATCCACTGTGGCTCGCGGGGCCTCGGGCACCAGACCTGCACCGACTACCTCCGCAAGATAGAGAAGACTCACGCGGGGCT from Haloarchaeobius sp. HME9146 harbors:
- a CDS encoding N-acetyltransferase, with the protein product MSVNIDTRVVGPGNDEYVEDAWKLKERIRQREGVLKQRKGFFSDAYRRSKVHLFVEDGVTPSIIGFCAVRRDGYILFLAVDPSHRGEDIGKKLVAMVAEEHRSVTCHARTTNENALRFYEHLGFDIKRRIDNYYEDGGDAYYLKLGDDASLTARLSEFMRR
- the priS gene encoding DNA primase small subunit PriS, giving the protein MEERTRRYLRGRFRDHYRQLSVTPPPDANEREWGWVTWSTGGTTMVRHNSWLDIGDLETFLADERPRHVYFSAGRYDDPGASSMSKKGWRSSDLVFDLDADHLPGVDPETDSYGEMLETCKGALFRLLDLLEDDFGFDDLTVVFSGGRGYHVHVRDEGVKELGRGHRREIVDYVLASDVDFDTLLQHEAVAGMGLENPADKRTLDTTGGWGRRVQRRIDDYVDDLLELDDDDALDRLQSLDGVGEKKAQGILRAVRTNVDQIRAGNVDVHPAFLTLARSLAEETFTGETAPIDEPVTTDINRLIRLPGSLHGGSGLEVKRIPRAELDDFDPLHDAVPRTFVGSEIQITVPEPVDVRLGGGTFNLERGAHTVPEYVGVFLMARGQAEKGKE
- a CDS encoding archease translates to MSFHLREHTADVAVEATGDSLDETFAAVADGLTAAMCDEWPDSGDRFSFDIDAENVEALLFDYLDQLIYERDVRLVLPVDNEATVEERDGEWHLDGSARGVPLGDVNARDIKAVTYSDMTVEETDDGWRAYVVLDV
- a CDS encoding DUF502 domain-containing protein, translated to MLSADGKELERTREAGRTVVDTIRDAFVAGLAIVVPLIVTVVVLNVLAGYVFAFLSVFVEFLQAYNLSPAEAQVFAAITPATADLVLQALTLVLLVGTILGLGFLTRFTYGERGIEYADDLISAIPGIGSVYDSFREMSDVIVESDQQNFRDVKLVEFPQEDTYTLGFLTADTPAALQAAAGRNDMVTLFLPLAPNPVMGGNLVHVPEYRVEDVDMTVEEGLRTIVTTGVATGDAASNGDARLSEAELSQMAAFEQAEGRMDRRPEDEATDPIENRQTEADVANSDTP
- a CDS encoding RtcB family protein, giving the protein MDTYEAGDVTLHKVRDYVWEIPKEGEMRVPARVLASESLLEEISDDKTLEQLKNSTQLPGITKYAICMPDGHQGYGFPVGGVGAMDAKDGCISPGAIGYDINCGVRMMKTNLTYDDLQGREEELVDALFANIPSGLGGGGVFEGTIDDIENILDHGMEWALENDWAVPADLEHCEDEGVRHDADPSKISQKAKDRGKNQVGSLGSGNHFLEVQRVTDVYRDDVAAEFGLEEDQIVVLIHCGSRGLGHQTCTDYLRKIEKTHAGLLKQLPDKELAAAPAGSQLAEDYYGAMCAAINFAWVNRQLIMHRTRQVFEKVFGRDWEDMEMDLLYDVAHNIGKKETHQVGIDANGEAVPDEEAVEFEERELYVHRKGATRAFPAGRPELPPAYQDVGQPIIIPGSMGAGSYVLRGGENSMKETFGSTAHGAGRLMSRTQAKKDYWGGDVQNELREQQHIYVKAQSGATIAEEAPGVYKDVDEVVRVSDELGIGDKVVRTFPVCNIKG